The sequence AAATGGATGCGATCGCAGAAGGTGTGGAAACTGCCGACCAATTGGCGCAACTCAGATCGCTGCTATGCGAATACGCTCAAGGCTATTTCATTTCTAAGCCTGTGGACGGCAAAACCGCAGAAGATTTACTTAGAAATAATTTAAGATTTTAACTTTAATCATTATAAACTAATTCGAGCTAAAATATTAATAATGGCTAATAATTACCGAAAAATTCTCATTCACGAATGGCTATTAACAATCATCGCCTTATTGGTTTAACTGGTGGCATTGGCACAGGCAAAACTACGGTTGCAAATTATCTCGCCAATGCCTACAAATTGCCTATTTTTGATGCGGATATCTACGCACGAGAAGCTGTACAACCGGGCTCGTCAATTCTTAACAACATAGCCGAACGCTACGGCGCGGATATTCTCGCAGCTTCAGGTGCGTTAAATCGTCAACAGTTGGGCAATATTATTTTCAACAATCCTCAAGAAAAATATTGGTTAGAGCAACAAATACACCCCTATGTGCGCGATCGTTTTGTCGAAGCGATCGAGCGATTACCTTTAAATTCCACAGCAGTGTTAGTTGTACCTTTGTTATTTGAAGCAAATATGACAGATTTAGTCACAGAAATTTGGGTGGTTTTTGTTGACGAACAACAACAATTAAATAGGTTGATAGAACGAGATGAATTAACTTTAGCACAAGCCAAAGCCAGAATTAACAGTCAAATGTCACTTCAGGAAAAGTGTAACAAAGCCGATGTAGTTTTGGATAACTCTTCTACTCTGGAAGCCTTATTAAAACAGGTTGATGCAGCCATAAAAGCATGATACGATAAACAATAATACAAAGCTAATAGACAATATCTAAAAAGTAAGATTGTGCCAAAAACTATCTTGGTTATTGAATATTCCAGAAATATGCAAAGGGTGTTTCAGCAATTGATAAATTTACTGCTAAAGAATAGTATTCAGATACATTGGGTTTATAATGCAACAGATGGAATCAGTTTCTTAGAACGTGAAAAACCTAGTATCATTCTCTTAGATTTTGAAATTGCTTTGGGTAGTGATTGGGAAGTTTTTCAATATATCCAGTCTCAAGCTCGGTTGAGATGGATTCCCTTAATCGTCATGTCTGGGAAAAAGGAAAAAATTACAGATGAAATCTCCGGGTTGTTTGAATATTTCCACTTCTGCGAAAAACCCTTTGATGGGAGAGAATTAAAACAAGCCATTCAAGTGGCGATCGCACAAACGAAACAACGATATCAAAAAGATAGTAAACACTCAATATTTGCTAATTATTTCCATACTAATATAAAGCCTATGCACTTAAAATTGCAAGACCTTCTAATTAGGAAAAACTGGAAAGAAGCAGATGCAGAGACAACAAGACTCACCTTTACAGTCAATCGCCAACTCCTCAATAAAGATTCATCCTCAGTCAGAACATCAGTTATAGAGGCAAT is a genomic window of Aerosakkonema funiforme FACHB-1375 containing:
- the coaE gene encoding dephospho-CoA kinase (Dephospho-CoA kinase (CoaE) performs the final step in coenzyme A biosynthesis.); the encoded protein is MAINNHRLIGLTGGIGTGKTTVANYLANAYKLPIFDADIYAREAVQPGSSILNNIAERYGADILAASGALNRQQLGNIIFNNPQEKYWLEQQIHPYVRDRFVEAIERLPLNSTAVLVVPLLFEANMTDLVTEIWVVFVDEQQQLNRLIERDELTLAQAKARINSQMSLQEKCNKADVVLDNSSTLEALLKQVDAAIKA
- a CDS encoding GUN4 domain-containing protein; this encodes MPKTILVIEYSRNMQRVFQQLINLLLKNSIQIHWVYNATDGISFLEREKPSIILLDFEIALGSDWEVFQYIQSQARLRWIPLIVMSGKKEKITDEISGLFEYFHFCEKPFDGRELKQAIQVAIAQTKQRYQKDSKHSIFANYFHTNIKPMHLKLQDLLIRKNWKEADAETTRLTFTVNRQLLNKDSSSVRTSVIEAIDNFLLEDLQAIDYLWVIHSDGHFGISVQWELLQKIRNELYQIFEQIGFFDGDDWQNLSVEERQQYVISFMQRTPTYSTASLGDSFQDFLSRYNIKGILTLPTALTIDLGWLLKGSPEWTFNGEINYSLDSPKGHLPTVGRQELGSAFHHGFMLTFIFSKLYD